A window of the Desulforapulum autotrophicum HRM2 genome harbors these coding sequences:
- a CDS encoding TRAP transporter substrate-binding protein — protein MKRLVILLTAAVLITLPLNSAVAKTVIKLANAGPEAPDNRTVKAVKVFKYLVEKGTNGEVEIQAFHARKLGDEREALEGIRMGTIQMGTLTSGPVPGFLPTVMLYDIPFLFSSAPAAWEFFESKTAQEFKEAFLEKSGVRILATSENGYRHFTDTIRPIKTPQDMKGLKIRTMQNPAHMSMVKALGADPTPLPFGELYMALQQKVVDGMECPIVLINDMKFYEVQKYMVLDGHLYNPLFIFINDQFFTKKLTPAQQTVVLEAAKVLARTHNGFSQEANIQGLSVLKAKGMEVYKPTLEELAQFRALAQPAGLEFITDKIGKEWVEKTLKDADEAEKVVGDRADAIIDETIKYANDMLSQVK, from the coding sequence ATGAAAAGACTTGTTATACTGCTGACAGCAGCTGTTCTCATAACCCTGCCGTTAAATAGCGCTGTTGCTAAAACAGTTATAAAGCTGGCCAATGCCGGCCCGGAGGCCCCGGACAACAGAACTGTCAAAGCGGTTAAGGTGTTCAAGTATCTCGTAGAAAAGGGAACCAACGGTGAAGTCGAAATCCAGGCATTCCATGCCAGAAAACTCGGTGATGAACGCGAAGCCCTTGAGGGAATCCGCATGGGAACCATCCAGATGGGAACCCTGACATCGGGTCCTGTGCCGGGCTTTCTCCCGACCGTCATGCTCTACGACATCCCGTTTTTGTTCAGCAGCGCTCCTGCGGCATGGGAATTCTTTGAGAGCAAAACCGCCCAGGAGTTCAAGGAGGCTTTTCTGGAAAAATCCGGAGTTCGAATCCTGGCTACCTCAGAAAACGGATACCGCCACTTTACCGATACCATCCGGCCCATCAAAACACCCCAAGACATGAAAGGGTTGAAAATCAGAACCATGCAGAACCCTGCCCACATGTCCATGGTAAAAGCTTTGGGAGCAGATCCCACGCCACTGCCGTTTGGTGAGCTTTACATGGCACTGCAGCAGAAAGTTGTTGACGGGATGGAGTGCCCCATTGTCCTGATCAACGACATGAAGTTCTACGAGGTTCAAAAGTATATGGTGCTCGATGGCCACCTGTACAATCCGCTGTTTATTTTCATCAACGATCAGTTTTTTACGAAAAAACTGACACCGGCCCAGCAGACGGTTGTTCTTGAGGCCGCAAAGGTGCTGGCACGCACCCACAACGGATTCAGCCAGGAGGCTAACATCCAAGGTCTGTCTGTACTCAAGGCAAAGGGCATGGAGGTATACAAACCCACCCTGGAAGAGTTGGCACAGTTCCGTGCACTGGCACAGCCTGCAGGCCTTGAATTCATCACCGATAAAATCGGCAAGGAATGGGTAGAAAAAACACTGAAAGATGCCGACGAAGCAGAAAAGGTTGTTGGTGACAGGGCAGACGCCATCATTGATGAAACCATAAAATATGCCAATGACATGCTGTCCCAGGTAAAGTGA